The stretch of DNA CGATTAGATTGGCTAATTCTTCTCGACAATTTTCAAGTAATGAATGTGAAAGTCCACCGATATCATGAAGACTGCTGGAATTGCCATAGTATTCTGTTGCAACTTTTGTATATACCTGCGCTACTTCTGGATCGATAGGCGTTGTGGCTGCAAAATCACAATATATCATGAAACTTCTCCCATACTCATTTTTTGGTTCAAGCCTTAGAATCTAAAGCTCTAGTTAACTGTCCTTCTATTTTTCTATTAAAGTACTTGTTTTTAGTTTAATTGTATGTAAATATATATGTCAAGACACCTGTTATGTCAGGAGGGTCAGAACATGACAAAAGATGATGTATTAATCATTGGAAGTGGAGTAGCGGCATTGCAGCTTGCCAATCAATTAAAACTGGATTTAAATGTGAGGATACTCACAAAAGAAAAGATAAGAACCGCAAATTCCTATCTTGCCCAGGGGGGGATTGCAGCAGCCTTGGGTGCAAACGACCACCCAACAAAACATATGGTCGATACGCTAGAAGCAGGAAGATTTTACAACCATTCAGATGTGGTTCAACAAGTCATTCATGCCGCACCTTTACTTATAAAGAAGATGGCACAACAAGGCGATATTTTTGATAAAAATCAACTGGGTGAACTTTTTCTTGGGATGGAAGGGGCACATAGCGAAAAGAGAATTGTTCATGGCGGCGGTGATGCCACTGGTAAAAATGTCATGGAGCATCTGATAAGTAAGCTTAAGGACAATGTCATCGTAGAAGAGAATGTCTTCGCCTATGAATTACTCCTAAATACAAGAAAAAACCGCTGTATTGGGGTTAAAGCTAAAGCCTTAGATGGGTCAATAAGAAGCTTCTATGGCACTTATATCATTATCGCTTCAGGAGGCTGCGGTCAACTATATAGCTACACATCAAACGCGAAAACGGTAAGTGGTGATGGAATTGCGATGGCCTATTTAGCAGGAGCGGAAATTGTGGATATGGAATTTGTTCAATTTCACCCTACACTCTTATTTGTAAACGGAGAAACAAAAGGATTAATATCGGAAGCTGTTAGAGGGGAAGGGGCAACCCTAATCACGGAGGACGGGACTCCTATTATGAAGGGAGTTCATCCTTTAAAGGACCTAGGCCCAAGACACGTTGTCTCACAAAGAATATATGAATGTCTGAAAAACGGTAACCAGGTCTATTTAGATATCAGTAAAATTGCTGAATTTGAAAAGAGATTTCCTTCGGTTACAACGATTTGCGAGGAAAATGGAATCCGTATTTCGGATGGAAAACTCCCTGTCGCTCCAGGAAGCCATTTTTTAATGGGAGGAATTAAAACAGACTTAATCGGCAGGTCTTCCATTATGGGACTTTATGCGATTGGAGAAGCCTCCTGCACGGGATTACATGGTGCCAATCGTTTAGCCAGCAACTCCCTTTTAGAAGGATTATATCAAGGCGACCAATTATCAAAATGGATCAATGAAGGCAAAAAAGAAACTCAATCTTTAGATTCAAAGCCATTCTATCCTTCTTTTAAAAAAGAGAGCTTTGATCTACCAGATGTTCAACAGATAAGGGATTTAATGATGGAGCGGGTTGGAATTGTTAGAAATGAAGGTAATCTTATGAAGCAGCTAGCCTGGATCGACCAATACAAGCCGGAAGAAATCGATTTAGATGCTTGTTCTTCAGCAGAAATGACAAAGGTTTTTATGCTGATTATTTCCAAGCTGATTACAGAGTCCGCGTTAAAGAGGACAGAAAGCAGGGGTGGTCATTTTAGGAGTGATTATCCAATGGAAGATGACAAAATGTGGTTAAGGAAATCAATTATTCACAATTATAGACATAGAGTGGAGAAACCCAATGAACACACTAAAACTGCGCTCGCTACTTGAGCAATATTTTATTGAAGACATCGGCGAACAAGATATTACCACAGATTTAATTTTTACAGATGATACAAATGGGGAAATTGTTTTTCTAGCAAAAGAAGCTGGAATTTTTTGCGGTGAAGAGATTATTAAAACGGGGTTCCAGCTATTAAATACTACTATTTCAGCACGGGTATTTGTGAAAGATGGTCAGTCATTCGAAATTGGACAAGAGCTTGCACACGTTTCAGGGAAAATTGCTGATTTACTAAAGGGAGAGAGAGTCATTCTCAATCTTGTTCAACGGATGAGTGGGATTGCCACATTAACTCGAAAAACAGTTAATACCCTTGACAGTGGTCATACGAAAATTTGTGACACACGGAAAACGACGCCAGGCCTGCGTATGCTTGAAAAATATGCTGTGCGCTGTGGAGGAGGTTTTAATCATCGTTTCGGATTATACGATGGAGTCATGATTAAAGACAATCACATCTCCTTTGCTGGTTCTATTACAAAGGCAGTAGAAGCGATCAGGAAAAATGCTGGTCACATGGTAAAGGTAGAGGTCGAGGTTGAGTCGGAAGCACAAGTGCTTGAAGCAGTAAATGCAGGCGCAGATGTCATTATGTTTGATAACCGTACACCTAATGAAATTAAGGAATTGATTAAATTAGTTCCGCCGTCTATCATCACCGAAGCCTCAGGTGGAATCCAATTAACAAATATCGCCGATTACCGTGAAACTGGTGTGGATTTTATCTCGCTTGGCTACTTAACTCATTCTTATAAAGCATTAGACATAAGTGTAAAAGTCCGATGGAACAAAGGGGAGGAGTAAGGTGAATTTTTTAGCGGCGTTAGAAAAAAATAGTATAATTCCTGAAAAATATAAGCAAATGACACGTGATGAACTCGAAAGCCGGGCAATGGAAATAAAGAAACAGCTAGGGTCCCGTTTGTTTATTCCAGGGCATCATTATCAAAAAGATGAAGTCGTTCAGTTTGCTGATGCGACTGGTGATTCTCTACAGCTTGCACAATTATCAGCGGAAAATACCGAGGCCGAATTTATTGTTTTCTGTGGCGTTCATTTTATGGCAGAAACAGCAGATATTTTAACATCTGAAAAGCAAAAGGTAATCTTGCCAGATATGCGCGCAGGATGTTCAATGGCTGATATGGCGGATATCCAGCAAACAGAACGAGCCTGGGAACGGCTTCAGGAACTTTTTGACGACACGATTCTTCCTTTAACCTATGTGAATTCAACAGCAGCCATCAAGGGATTTGTAGGTGCCCATGGAGGAGCAACGGTAACCTCTTCGAATGCAGAGAAAATGGTTAAATGGGCATTTGAGAAAAAAGAACGAATTCTTTTCCTGCCTGATCAGCATTTGGGCAGAAATACTGCAGCTGATTTAGGTATAGGCTTAGACGAGATGGCCATTTGGAATCCAATAACCAATGAGTTGGAGTTCGATGGTGATATTTCAGTAATTAAAGTCATTCTTTGGAAAGGGCATTGCTCGGTTCATGAAAATTTTACTGTTCAAAATGTGATTGATACTAGGTACCAATACCCCAATATGAATATCATTGTTCATCCAGAATGCCGCCGAGAGGTAGTCGAGCTAGCGGATATGGCGGGCTCAACTAGTTATATTATACATGCTATTGAGAATGCTAAGTCTGGAACAGCTTGGGCGATTGGAACAGAAATGAATCTGGTTAATCGACTAATAAAAAATCATCCTGATAAAAAAATCATTTCATTAAATCCGCATATGTGCCCGTGCCTGACTATGAACCGAATCGATCTACCTCATTTAGTTTGGAGCCTGGATACCTTGGAAGAAACACAAAATATTATTAAAGTGAGTCCGGAAATTGCCCAAAATGCAAAACTGGCACTTGAAAAAATGCTGCAAAATTCATAATCCACGTAAAAAAAGGTGTCATTTTCTAAAATGGCATCTTTTTTTGCAGTTATCAGTGAAGTATAACTGTCTGTCCTTTCTTTCGACCTTATACATATTTTTTCAAAAAGCAGCATAAGTTTTTTTGAAGAATGATAGCACTTTGCCCATTTTCACATACACTATATGGACTTATGCATAGGAGGGAAATCAGAGTGAAGATCCATATCGTACAGAAAGGGGATACTCTTTGGAAAATCGCCAAGAAGTACGGCGTGAATTTTGAAGAGCTGAAGAAGCTTAATTCACAGCTCAGCAACCCTGATATGATTATGCCCGGTATGAAAATAAAAGTCCCAACAACAGGAGGAAGCATAAAGAAAGAATCCCCTATGGGAACGAAACCGGAAACAACAATCAATTTAGGTGTAAAGAAAGAAAAGCCGATTGCTGAGCAACCGTTCGCCAAAGAGAAACCTGTGCCAATGCCGATGGTAGAGGCACCAATTAAAAAAGAAACACCAATTGTCAAAGAAAAACCAATCGTAAAAGAAGTACCAAAAACACCCTATACTCCAAAAATGCCTCTACAAATCGTCCCAGAAATTGATATTAACAATTATTACATGATGAATATGCAAAATATGACGGTTCAGCAACCTCAGCTGCCGCCTAAACCAGCCAATATCCTTCCAGAAGTAAAAGAGGTTCCGAAGAAAGAAGTACCGATAAATGAAGTACCTATGAAAGAAATGCCAATTAAAGAGAACTATGTTCCTGCACCGCCGCCAGTTGAAGCCCCTATTGCTGAAATGCCGGTTCAAGAACAATGCGTTCCTATGACGCCCGTTATGCCTGGTCCGGGCTTTTGCCCACCATTTGGTGGATTTCCGATGATGCCATATCCGCAAATGCAGGGAATGGGAATGCCTGCTCCAGGTATGGTTCCAGGTAATCCAGGCGTAGCTCCAATGACAGCGGCTGCACCTGGTATGGCAGCTCCATACTTCCATGATGATGAATCATCATCTTTTATGCCACAAGTGCCTGTCATGAATCCAGCATACAACCCAGGAGCAATGATGGGTGCACAGAACCCAGGATTCCAGCAGCAGATGCAAAATCCTTATATGAATCCAACAGCATTCGGTCAAATGCCAGCGGGCTACGGTCAGATGCCGACAGGAATGGGCGAAATGCCAGCAAGTTATGGTCAGATGCCAACAGGAATTGGTCAAATGCCAATGGACTACGGCCAGATGCCAACAGGAATGGGTCAAATGCCAATGGGCTACGGCCAGATGCCAACAGGAATGGGTCAAATGCCAATGGACTACGGCCAAATGCCAGCAGGAATGGGTCAAATGCCAACGGGCTACGGCCAGATGCCAGCAGGATATGGTCAAATGCCAATGGGTGCCGCTCCGACTACAATGCCATCACAGAACCCGGGAGAATCCATGCAAGCTCCAATGATGCCTGGAACGATGTACGGAAACCCAGGAATGACAAATCCTTATGGTATGGGTGGCCAAATGCCTTACGGATATCCACAAATGGGCGGTATGAACCCATATGGGGTAACTGATTTTGAATCACCAGAAATGATGATGCCTGTTGCAGGCAGTCAAATGCCTTACATGCAAAACCCTTATCCAACTCAAGGGTATCCGATGAGTACAGCTGCAATGGGTGACTGCGGTTGTGGTGGTCCTGTGGCAACACCTTATATGGGTGCCATGCCGACGGCTGAAAGTGCTCCTGCAGCCATGCCGTCAACATTTGTACCACCAACTCCACCTATTTACAGTGCGCCTTATACGGGTCCAATGAATGCCGCTCAGCCACCATATATGAATCCATATGGAATGGGAGTACCAGGAAGCGCTCCTTACGGTATGCCGGGTTACCGAGATGAAAGCAATTAATATGTCAGCTAACAAAAAAGGAGACGATGATTATTATGATCGTCTCTTCTCTTATTTTCAGTCCCAGTTTTATGAAAGGATTACCCAGTTTGTACCGCTTCGAAAAACCGTTATTTTTTTGAAAACGGAGCAAAATACTTACATTATAAAAGGCTATTCCACTAATAGTAGACTTAGACTTCAAGAAGTCTTTACCGATACACTGAAAAAGGAAGGATTTACAAAAACCTATTCCTATTTAACCCCTTCAGTAAAAGAACAGCTATTTTTTGAAGGGACTTATTTTGGATGTATCGAATATCTGCTACCACATAAAACAGCGTTTTCTTTCCATACTGAAAAGAATCGTCAAGAAGGACTGGAGCTATTAGAACAATTTCATCAAACCACGAGTCTATTTGAGGCCCGATACCGTACCTTGCTTCCTAAAGGACATCTACTTGAAAAGTGGACAGAACGGTTCAATATATTCACCGCTAATTTTCCCTTCATAAAGTATTTTATCAATGAGTTGGTCCTAGCGGATATGGTTTCTTGGGCCAAATGGGCCCTTGCTGGAATGGAAAAAAAGTATCGTCATTTTTTCAAGGACCCCCTGGTGATTTTACACGGTGATGTAGCGCATCATAATTTTTTACGCGATCACAGGGGAAGTTTGCATTTAATTGATTTTGATTTAATCTGTATCGGCCCACCTGCATTTGATTATTTACAATACGCAAACCGGATTCTTCCTTCAGTAGATTGGTCATTTGAAAAGCTGATCAAGCATAACCAAATGAAAAACTATGCTCATGAAGAGGCTTTTCTGTATGCACTAGCCTATCCAGCTGATATTTTCAGGGAGTGGAACCGGTTAATTAGAGAAAAATCGTATACTGATTCTGTAAAATTAAAGCAAGTAACCGATTTATCGATTAAACAGTATTATGCAAGAAAAAAATTTGTTGACCATTTACAGGAAATAGTAAAATGAATTTGCCAGAATGAAATCCCCTATAAAATAACACCCTATAAATGAGAAGGACTCAAAGGTCAGTCTCAGGATGTTATTTTAGGGGGTTTTTCGCTTGAACAAGAAACAGTG from Bacillus sp. SLBN-46 encodes:
- the nadB gene encoding L-aspartate oxidase, translating into MTKDDVLIIGSGVAALQLANQLKLDLNVRILTKEKIRTANSYLAQGGIAAALGANDHPTKHMVDTLEAGRFYNHSDVVQQVIHAAPLLIKKMAQQGDIFDKNQLGELFLGMEGAHSEKRIVHGGGDATGKNVMEHLISKLKDNVIVEENVFAYELLLNTRKNRCIGVKAKALDGSIRSFYGTYIIIASGGCGQLYSYTSNAKTVSGDGIAMAYLAGAEIVDMEFVQFHPTLLFVNGETKGLISEAVRGEGATLITEDGTPIMKGVHPLKDLGPRHVVSQRIYECLKNGNQVYLDISKIAEFEKRFPSVTTICEENGIRISDGKLPVAPGSHFLMGGIKTDLIGRSSIMGLYAIGEASCTGLHGANRLASNSLLEGLYQGDQLSKWINEGKKETQSLDSKPFYPSFKKESFDLPDVQQIRDLMMERVGIVRNEGNLMKQLAWIDQYKPEEIDLDACSSAEMTKVFMLIISKLITESALKRTESRGGHFRSDYPMEDDKMWLRKSIIHNYRHRVEKPNEHTKTALAT
- the nadC gene encoding carboxylating nicotinate-nucleotide diphosphorylase, producing the protein MNTLKLRSLLEQYFIEDIGEQDITTDLIFTDDTNGEIVFLAKEAGIFCGEEIIKTGFQLLNTTISARVFVKDGQSFEIGQELAHVSGKIADLLKGERVILNLVQRMSGIATLTRKTVNTLDSGHTKICDTRKTTPGLRMLEKYAVRCGGGFNHRFGLYDGVMIKDNHISFAGSITKAVEAIRKNAGHMVKVEVEVESEAQVLEAVNAGADVIMFDNRTPNEIKELIKLVPPSIITEASGGIQLTNIADYRETGVDFISLGYLTHSYKALDISVKVRWNKGEE
- the nadA gene encoding quinolinate synthase NadA, whose protein sequence is MNFLAALEKNSIIPEKYKQMTRDELESRAMEIKKQLGSRLFIPGHHYQKDEVVQFADATGDSLQLAQLSAENTEAEFIVFCGVHFMAETADILTSEKQKVILPDMRAGCSMADMADIQQTERAWERLQELFDDTILPLTYVNSTAAIKGFVGAHGGATVTSSNAEKMVKWAFEKKERILFLPDQHLGRNTAADLGIGLDEMAIWNPITNELEFDGDISVIKVILWKGHCSVHENFTVQNVIDTRYQYPNMNIIVHPECRREVVELADMAGSTSYIIHAIENAKSGTAWAIGTEMNLVNRLIKNHPDKKIISLNPHMCPCLTMNRIDLPHLVWSLDTLEETQNIIKVSPEIAQNAKLALEKMLQNS
- the safA gene encoding SafA/ExsA family spore coat assembly protein, which codes for MKIHIVQKGDTLWKIAKKYGVNFEELKKLNSQLSNPDMIMPGMKIKVPTTGGSIKKESPMGTKPETTINLGVKKEKPIAEQPFAKEKPVPMPMVEAPIKKETPIVKEKPIVKEVPKTPYTPKMPLQIVPEIDINNYYMMNMQNMTVQQPQLPPKPANILPEVKEVPKKEVPINEVPMKEMPIKENYVPAPPPVEAPIAEMPVQEQCVPMTPVMPGPGFCPPFGGFPMMPYPQMQGMGMPAPGMVPGNPGVAPMTAAAPGMAAPYFHDDESSSFMPQVPVMNPAYNPGAMMGAQNPGFQQQMQNPYMNPTAFGQMPAGYGQMPTGMGEMPASYGQMPTGIGQMPMDYGQMPTGMGQMPMGYGQMPTGMGQMPMDYGQMPAGMGQMPTGYGQMPAGYGQMPMGAAPTTMPSQNPGESMQAPMMPGTMYGNPGMTNPYGMGGQMPYGYPQMGGMNPYGVTDFESPEMMMPVAGSQMPYMQNPYPTQGYPMSTAAMGDCGCGGPVATPYMGAMPTAESAPAAMPSTFVPPTPPIYSAPYTGPMNAAQPPYMNPYGMGVPGSAPYGMPGYRDESN
- a CDS encoding phosphotransferase, coding for MKAINMSANKKGDDDYYDRLFSYFQSQFYERITQFVPLRKTVIFLKTEQNTYIIKGYSTNSRLRLQEVFTDTLKKEGFTKTYSYLTPSVKEQLFFEGTYFGCIEYLLPHKTAFSFHTEKNRQEGLELLEQFHQTTSLFEARYRTLLPKGHLLEKWTERFNIFTANFPFIKYFINELVLADMVSWAKWALAGMEKKYRHFFKDPLVILHGDVAHHNFLRDHRGSLHLIDFDLICIGPPAFDYLQYANRILPSVDWSFEKLIKHNQMKNYAHEEAFLYALAYPADIFREWNRLIREKSYTDSVKLKQVTDLSIKQYYARKKFVDHLQEIVK